DNA from Pseudobdellovibrionaceae bacterium:
TTCTGCAGAAGATCACGATCCCCGAAAAAGAGGGCGATCCGCGCCTGCGCGAAACGCTTTTCCACTTCCCCGTTTCGGAGGGCTCCGAGGCCGCGTCGAATTTGCACGTGTCCATCGAATGCCTGCAGCCGCTGATCCCGTTCGGCTTCCGCATCTTCTTCCACGACCAGCCGTTGCAAGAGCTGGGGGAAGACGAGTTCCAGGTCGACTTCGCGCTGACTTCGGAAACGGACGAACGTTTCTTCAATTGGTTCGAGCTGAACCCCAAGTTCTTCCTGCGCGGTGAGGAAGTGAATCCCGACCAGTTCCTGAGCTTGGGCGGCGGCGGGGTCGTCGAGTACGCGGGTAAGCTCTACCTCGTGCCGCAAAAGCAGCTCCCTTCGCTGCGGCGATTGGAGAATTTCTGGAAGAAGCTTCAGAAGGGCAAAGACGGTCCCGACGGTCCCAAGAAAAAGGGACCGCAGATCTACCAATTGCCGCGTTCGCAGACGCTGGAGCTTTTGGCGCTGCGGGCCTCGGGCGTGAAACTGCGCGGAGATGAAAACTGGCAGCGCCTTTGCGAGTTTTACGACAATCTCGGTCATGTTTCGCGCGACTTGAAATTGCCGGCGTCGACGACGGCCGAACTCAAAGAGTACCAGAAGGCCGGCGTGCGCTGGTTGCAGGATCTGTATCAGCTGCATCTGGGCGCGCTCTTGGCCGACGACATGGGCTTGGGAAAGACGCTCCAGACGCTCGCGTTCATGGACGACCTGCGGGACAAAGGCGAGCTCGGCCAAGCGCTACTCGTCGTGCCGTCCAGTTTGATCTTCAACTGGGAGCAAGAGGTCGCGAAATTCACGCCGAAGCTGCCGCTGCGGGTTTTTTCGGCGAAGGACCAAGATCGTTTGGGAAAGGCCTTCGCGCGCGGCGAATCCCAGGTCGTGATCACGACTTACGGGCTGCTCATGGAGCACGGTCAGTTCTTCAGTCAATACCGTTGGAAGATCTTGGTCTTCGATGAAGCGCAGAACCTGAAAAATATCACGACCAAACGCACGAGCGCGGCCCGCGCGTTGACCGCGCAGTTTAAGATCTGCCTGACGGGAACGCCCATGGAAAACCACTACGGCGAGTTCTATTCGCTCGTGGATCTTTTGGTGCCGGGAAGTTTGGGAAAGATCGACGATTTCCGTCGCAAGTTCGTGAACACCGAAATGGTCACGCGCGAAGAGATCGACGATCTGAAACTGAAAATTCGCCCGCTGCTTCTGCGCCGGACAAAAAAAGAGATCCTCGATCAGCTGCCCGAAAAGCAAGAGACCAAAGTCAGCATCGCGTTCGAGGACAAACAAAAGCAGATCTACCGCGACATCGCGCTGTCTTACAATCAACGCGTCCAGGAAACGATGAAGGTCGAAGGCGAAGCGAGCGTGCAGTTGCAGATGCTGACCGCGCTGCTGCGTCTGCGTCAGGCGTGTTCGGATCCGGCGGCTTTACCGAACGTGAAATACGATAAAGTCCCGCCGAAACTGGAAACCTTGATCGATTCGTTGGGTGAGATCGTCGAAAGCGGCGAGAGCGCGCTCGTGTTCACGCAGTTTTTGCAGACGCTCGAACATACGGAAAGCCTGCTCAAAGCGCAGGGGATTCCGGTTTTCGTTCTGCACGGGGGCGTCCCGACCAAACAGCGCCAAAAACTGCTGGGTGATTTTCACGCGCTGAAAGGCGGCGGCGTGATGCTGATGACGCTGAAGACGGGCGGCGTGGGTCTGAACCTCACCAAGGCGAGCTACGTTTTCCATCTGGAGCCGTGGTGGAACCCCTCGGTGGAAAATCAGGCGACGGACCGGGCGCACCGTCTGGGGCAAAACCGCGCGGTGCAGGTCTTCCGCTACATCATGCACGAGTCCCTCGAAGAAAAGATCGAGCTCCTCAAAGAACGTAAGGACCGCAAGTTCCAGGCGCTGTTCACCAGCACCGAAAAAGAGGTCGAAGTGGGGTCGGGCGGGGCTTCACTTTCCAAAGCCGATTTCGATATGCTTTTGGGAATCGGGGACGGCTAAATCATGGCCGCAATGTCGACCGCCTTCATCTTCGCCTACCGCGCGCTTTCGGTCTTGCGCGTTCTGTTCGTCGTCCTGAGCCTCAGTTTACTTCCCGGATTGATCGAGAATTTGGTTTTGCCCTATTCGGAGGATTTCGGTTCACTCGATAATTCCCGAGTGAACGGTCAGTGGGCGCGTCTGCACGCGCAGCTCGAGAGCCCTAGAAATTTCGCGGGCCTCGATGATGAGGGCCGCCGACGAGTCCTGACCGCCTGCCAATTGACGGCGCAAAGTTTATGGAGCCTGGACCGCGCGATCGCGGGCGAAATGCACGCGGATCAGGGGCGGCGTAAAGAGATCCGCGAGATGATCTTGAATCTCGCCGAAACGGTGCTGAAACCTTCACTGCATTTCGCGCCGGAAGTCACGGCGACACGATTTCCCGCGGGCGGGTACTCGGCGTATTACGGTCCCGTGAACGTGGTCCTCGTGGTGCATCGGCTTTTGACCGGAAATTCCCGTTGGGATCGCGAAATCGAAGGGATTTCGACCTACCTTTGGCGCGAAAGTCTGCGTTGGCCTTCGGGTTTGATTCCGCCGCTCGCTCCCGCCGCGCAAGCTGCGGCTTTCATCGCGGATCAAGCCGTCGTGCTGTTCGCGATGAGTTTGGTTCAGGATCTGAAGAGGGCGCCGTCGCCTCCGGCCGAACCGCGCTGGTCCCCGGCGCCGAAACCCGTGGCGAAAAATCCGCGCCCCAAGAAGAAGGCGAAAACGGAGCCGATTCCAGGGCAGGTCGGGGCGACTCCCGTCGTTCCGTCGCTTCCCGAAAATCCGCGTCGTCCTTGGCGTCTGCCCGAAGGCGCGGTCACGCCGCTACACGCGTTCGCGCAGGCGCTCGCGCAAAATCCCGTGAGTCGGCGCAGCGGACTTTATCCGGCCGGTCTCAATCACGAGCATGCCGATTTGCCGCGGGGGTCTTCGACGGCCTACGCATTGATTCATTTGGCGCGCCCGATGCCCGAAGGGGCCGAGGCCATGTACACGAACTTCCGGTCGCAGATGTTTCGTCGCGCGGCCGTGGGGGGCGGCTTTCGGGAGTGGCCGGTCGGACTGGAGCGGGGGCGCGATGCCGACTCGGGGTTGATTTTTTGGGATATCGGCATGGCTTCGTCCGTTTACGGTTTGGCCAGCGCGCGTCGGTTCGGGGACGTCGACTCTTACGACGCGATTTTGCGTTTCACCAATTGGATCGGCGGGTATTGGGAGTTCGGTCAGGGGCGGCGTTACCTGTTGATCGATCTGCCGCTGGCGCTGATGAAAGGTCTTCGGCCCGGATCCCGCGGAAGTTACGAGGCCCTGCAGTTCTTGGCGGACGCCCGGCTATTTCGCGCATTCACCCTGGTCCCGGAAGTTCGACGCGGGGGCGAAGACGGGCGTTACCGGGATCGTCGGTGGCCGTGGACCGAGGCCATCCTGCTGATTTTGGGGGTGACGGGCTGTTTTACCGCGACCCAAGCCCGTCGACGCATCGACGATTGGTTGAATCGTCGTGAGCACCGCGCGCCATCGCTTTGACCGCTTGCGCTTTGCCGTTTCGGGTGAATAGGATTCACGCACAACCAATCTGAAACTCCCGGGGGGGAACATGGCATACGGATATGCTGGATGTTGGGCCGCAGTGATTTTGCTCGTGACGGGTCTTGCGCAAGCGAAGCCGGTTCCGCAAAAAAGCTTAAGTCCTGAGCGCATTCAAGTTCTGAAGTCCTATCACCAAAAACTGAACGCTTCGCCGCTTTTGCGGACGCCGATCCCGGCGACCACGCCCGAGCGCCCCTTCTCTGAACTGGAGGAAGCGGGTTACCTGTTCTTCAGCTCGAACATGAACTACAACTCGCGGATCGCGAAACACGAAATGGCGAAGAATCTTCCCGCCGGCGTGACGCTCGTCATTTTCACCGAGCCCGGAACGGATGCCGCGCGCATTCGCCGTGAGTATCAAGGTCTGATCGAACCCGAGCGCCTGAAAGTCGTGGAACTCGAAGACGCCTCCAGCGGTTTCTGGACCCGCGACGGTTTCCCCGTGCCGATCTGGGGCGTGGATCGCGGCATGAACCTGGTGGGCGCGAAGTACTACCACGGTTTCGAGCCGGACGAAGCGGTCAGCGGTTGGTTCGGTGGACGTCTTTCGGAGCATCGCTATTTCTTCGAGGGCGGAAACTTCGTGACGAACGATCAAGGCGACTGCCTGACGATCGATAACGAGCTTTCGGTCGATATTCCCGACAGCATTTTCCAAACCATGTATGGTTGCCGCAAGCTGGTGCGCTTCCCGCACGAAAAAGGGATCGGTCACGCCGATGAATCGCTGAAGTTCGTCACCAGCGACACGGTCATCACCGACAGCGCCAACTATCAAAAGACGCTCGAAAGCCACGGCTACAAAGTGATCCGCGTTCCGCGCCCGCAGCGCAAGTACGAAACCTACATCAATTCGCTGCTCGTGAACGGGACGATTTACGTGCCGATCTTCAATCAGAAAACCGATGACGAGGCGCTCAAGGTCTACCGCGACGCGGGCTTCACGGTGATCCCGATCGAAACCATTCAGCTGGCGAACAACGGTCTGGGCAGCATCCACTGCATCACCATGACTTACCCGCCGGCGCCGTTCGAGATGCTGTTGAAACGTCTGGGCGCGCGCGAGCTCTAAAGCTCACGGCGGTCCGCTTTGCGCGAGCTAAGGCTCACGACCCTCAAGGCGAAGGAGGTACTCCTTCGCCGATATTCCGCCGGCGAATCCCGTCAGCGCCCCGTTGGAGCCGATCACGCGGTGACAGGGGACGATGATCGATAAGGGATTTCGACCGTTGGCCGCACCCACCGCCCGTGAAGCGGTGGGTTTTTTTATTTGGCGCGCGATTTCGGCGTAGCTGCGGGTTTCCCCGAACGGGATGGTCGCGAGCGCCCGCCAGACCGATTTTTGAAACTCGGTGCCGTGGGGATCGAGGGCGACGCCGAAGGACCGGCGTCGTCCGGCGAAGTACTCGCGCAGCTCTGCGGCCGCCTGGCGCAAGTGGGGATTGGCATCGTGCCCGGGGAGCGGCTCGCTCGCGAAGCGCACGCGGCCTTCGCGATCCTCGGGCCAAAGCACCGCGACCAGACCTTGGGGGCTGGCCACCAGACGAAGGGGACCGACCGGACTTTGCAGGGTCGAAATATGCAGTTCCATCTTCAGCGTTTCCTCTTTCCGGTTTGAGAGAGCGTTTGGGCGTAAAGATGCCACAGGTGAATGGCGGCGTAGGCGCGCCAAGGCCGTAACTTTTCGGTTTCGAGTCCGGGATGTCGCTCAAGGGCGCGCTTCAAAATCAAATCCGTACCGGGAAAGGCATCGGGATCACCTAACGCCCGCAGCGCCATGTATTCCGCGGACCACTCGCCGATGCCCGAGATCTGGCGCAATCGATTTTTGAATCCGGCGAAATCCGCGCCTTCTTCAATCAACAAATCACCACGGGCGATGAGGCCCGCGATTTCGCGGATCGCGCTTTTGCGTTTGGCGGTCGTGCGGAGGCGGTTCATCTTCGCGCGTTGCAGGATTTCGGGCGACGGAAAGCGTCGCGCTTCGGGATGTCCTTCGACCGGCGTGCCGTACTCGCGCACGAGATCCCCCATGAGTTCGCGCGCGAAGGCGACCGAAACGAGCTGCCCCAGCACGGTGCCGATCATCGCCTCGTGGGCCGAGAACGCGCGGGTTACCCGCAGGCCCGGGGCTTTGCGGACCAAGGGGCCCAGCGTCGGGTCTTGATGAAAATGCGCTTCGATCCACAAGGGATCGGAATCCAGATCGAACATCCGCCGGACCTTTTGCGCCAGCGCGAAAAGGGGCGTGGGGTCGTCCGTCCAAACTTTCAAGGCGAGCGCGTTCTCGGCGGCCAGGTTGCTGACCTGAAACCAACCCTGGGCGAACGCGCGGGCGTAGGTGACGTCGTCGATGAACTCGACTCCGGGGATCTGATGGTGGCGGAAATATCCCAGGGCGTGCGCCCAGTCGAAAGGGGGACGGTAAGCGAGTTTCAAAACGAAGGCGCCCGCCTCGGATTTCGGTTGGCCCCGGTGCGTGCGCGGCGACTCTTTGAATCTTTCAAGGAAGGCGTCGTTGAAACGTCGAAGCGAGCCGAAGCCCGCGGCCAAGCAGACCTCCGTCATGGGAAGTTCGGTTTCGCGAACGAGCTTGCGCGCGAAGTTCAAACGTTGGTCGCGCATGATTTTTTTCGGGCTTTGTCCCAGCTCTTTCTCGAAGAGTCGACGCAGGTGTCGGGCCGAGACGCCGAAGCCTTCGGCGAAGTCCTCTTCGCTTTCCAGGAGGCGGAGGGGATCGTGAATCGCGCGCAACGCGCGTTGCACGAGGGCCGAAGTGCCAAGCCAAGCGGGCGAAGCGGGGGCGGCTTCGGGACGGCAGCGTTGGCAGGGTCGGTAACCGGCGGCCTCGGCCTTGGAGGACATATCGAAAATCTCGATGTTTTTCATCAAGGGCTGGGCGGGACAAATGGAACGGCAATAGATGCCGGTGGTTCTCACCGCCATAAAAAGACGTCCGTCAAATCGCGGATCGCGCCGACGGATGGCGGCGGCCTCCGCCGGGGTCGGGCGTCGTCCGGAGAGGGGGATTTGACGTTGCGGAGTCTGTCTTTGGGCCACGGCGACAACCTAACCGAAGTCCTGCGAAAAAACTCGCCATTTTCGGACATGGTCAAAAAAATGCGGGGACCGCCTTGACGAAATTTCGAGGGCTCCCAAATTGATGACGTGGACGAGAAGTCCCGAATCAGAGAAAAGGAGAAATGAACATGAGACGCGCCATGATGGTTCCCTACGTCACCCGCCGCGCATTGGCGAGTGATCTCTTCACTCAGATGAATCGTGAATTCGATCGCCTGTTCGAAGATTTCGTTCCCGCCCAACGCGAAGCTTGGGAAAATCGCGAGGCCTTGGCGAACGCGCATACCCACGAAGACGAAAAGTTCTTCCTGGTCAGTGTCGATATGCCGGGCATGAAACGCGAAGATATCAAAATTGAAGTTCTCGATCACATTCTGACCGTGACCGGTGAGCGTAAAGAGCGCAGCCCGGCCCGTCAGTACATCCTCAAGCGCAGCTTTTCGCTGCCGCGTGAGGTGAACGCCGAAAGCGTCGAGGCGAATTACGAAGACGGAGTTTTGAAACTCTATCTGCCGAAAGTCGAAGCGCCGCAGGCCCGTCAAATCGAAGTCAAAGCCGGTCAAACCGGTGTCTGGGAGCAACTTGCGGCCACCCCTCAAGCCCAAACGAAGGCTCCCACTGAAGGCTCCCAGCACTAAACGCGCGGAGCTCCCTCCATCGAAACCCCGGCCGTCGGCCGGGGTTTCTCTATTTCAGGCTCCGGTAGAATTCCGAACGATCCGGGCGACAGCCGTGGCAAAATCGGATAGATTTACGCTGTGGAAAATTCGGACACGACGAAATCGAACTGGATCAAGACTTCACTCATTCTGGGAACGACCGCGGCCCTCGCGTTGGTTCTGCCCGATGAGCCCGTCGACCCCTGGCAAATCCTCGACCTCAAAAAAGTCATGTACGTGATCTTCGCGCTCGCGTTTTTGCAGACTTTGGCGGGCGTGGTTGTGGACAAACTGGGCTCGAAGGCGGGAATCGTCCTGTTGGGATTTTTGGCGGGTTTGGTCTCGAGCACGGCGACGACCGCGACCGTCGCGCGCCAGAGCCGGGATTCCAAAGACGAGGACACCAACGCCGAAACCGTCGTGCTGCTCAGCGCGACGCTCGCCATGTTGTGTGAGGCGGCGGTCGTACTGACCATCTCGCTCAGGCCACCCAAGCCCCTCCTTTACCTGATGTTTCTGGCACCGATTCTGGTTTGTTTGGGGCTGACGTTGACGCTCACCCGGCGGGTACGTCACATGCCCGAGCAGCTCCAACCGCAGGGGCTTCAGCTCAAACCTCTTTTGAAATTGGCCGCATTTATCATCGGGATTCTGGCGCTCTCGAAGTTCCTGCGGGGCAGCCTGGGTGACGCGGGACTGATGTTCTTAACTTTTGGCGTTTCGCTTTTTGAAATTCACGGTTCGATCATCGCGAACATCCAGCTCGCCAACGCCAAGGTCATCGAGCACTCCACGTTGATCGGGCTGTTCTCTTTGAGCGTCGCGGCTTCTTTCGTTTCGAAGATGGGCCTGATCACGATCTTGGGCTCACGCGCCCTCAAGGTGCGCATCGCCTGGATCACGTTGATCATGATCGTGACCCAGGCCTTGAGTTGGGCGCTCGTCCGCGGGCTGCTTTAAAGGAAGCTAGGGAGCTTTGCAGTTGAAGAGTTCGTCGTTCGTGAACTCGAAACGCAAAGAGCCGAGCATCAGAATTTCCGAGCCTTCGCTGTTCGCCGACTCGGTCGCGAGACCTTTCACGCTGGATGAGCGCGTGGTGACGACGCCATTTTCCATGGGGCCTTTGTAGTAACGAGTGACCGTCACGTAAGCCATGTCCACGCCATCGACATTCAGTTTTTTGAATTCATAGACGTTGTTCGGCAGGTCCGCGACGTTTTTGCACTCGAACTTGCGTTCGGGCCAAGCATGGGCGGAAGCGGCGGCGAGGGAGATCAGGGTCAGGGTGATGAGTTTTTTCATTTGGGGTCCTCCGGCTCCGATCATTGCGCGGGAGGCCCCAAACTCAAGCGATTGCGGATCGCGTTAGTTCCAATCGTCGTATTCGTCTTCCGGGTGACCATCTGAGCCATCATAGTTTTCATCTGAGATCGTGACGACGAGCTTGTGCCACGGGAAACCCCATTCGTCCTCACAAATGACCTCATAGTCGCGCC
Protein-coding regions in this window:
- a CDS encoding DEAD/DEAH box helicase, translating into MFLIPLSLRDISLLREPSERVPLGERHDFEAGLEMLTDDRLIRADLKATVIPGDSGELRQFQFFWDDPTQVKPVRVEALETRVDGPLNFSCSHCEKRGRAADSCPHQWASYVGLFQSMTAPPEDLKTPLKKFATELRAKLNAAASDPQSDEAPSGDFADVQLESLSLVLDETGLLQGASLPQFLNLDLSQFRLTEPDKGRELHSPRLWNLPEVFRKRIIASSGHQMNEVNTQNRVTEMLRYNFSNGMQINAKFILRHPLHRRVPGDLLPQPQTQGAEEVFAQWPLLQRMEGIFVSQNLLEPVKVMQALLATIARKLDKDQIKVYLQTQHGGAMALKLESIEFNPERELDWRVDFKEKKELETEIKLVNFRNEELQFFESFALEPKNGVIIVHPWLREFQQLERTLAGLSPDLKIQVRGMPVMDLIGEFDTKIVLRYLRGRTIPVKVTGESRTLSADKSLTEVRLDDQGRFFIQHEARVMGQVNLVRRGFSMQSVLYLQALQQGLPFFLKSEPKDIASRTSSRRDWDLKLLKHLGIMQYIFFEVLSLHFDGTLSDGTKATPETLLTELHPKLQPLLIAGGGGTLVKDLALTDLCSKPVLTAFDEFVKMTFRTLSQNESFYSESGEIILEGAVEREFRIIFELIKRIAWVTKGEVFRRSRTGILQKITIPEKEGDPRLRETLFHFPVSEGSEAASNLHVSIECLQPLIPFGFRIFFHDQPLQELGEDEFQVDFALTSETDERFFNWFELNPKFFLRGEEVNPDQFLSLGGGGVVEYAGKLYLVPQKQLPSLRRLENFWKKLQKGKDGPDGPKKKGPQIYQLPRSQTLELLALRASGVKLRGDENWQRLCEFYDNLGHVSRDLKLPASTTAELKEYQKAGVRWLQDLYQLHLGALLADDMGLGKTLQTLAFMDDLRDKGELGQALLVVPSSLIFNWEQEVAKFTPKLPLRVFSAKDQDRLGKAFARGESQVVITTYGLLMEHGQFFSQYRWKILVFDEAQNLKNITTKRTSAARALTAQFKICLTGTPMENHYGEFYSLVDLLVPGSLGKIDDFRRKFVNTEMVTREEIDDLKLKIRPLLLRRTKKEILDQLPEKQETKVSIAFEDKQKQIYRDIALSYNQRVQETMKVEGEASVQLQMLTALLRLRQACSDPAALPNVKYDKVPPKLETLIDSLGEIVESGESALVFTQFLQTLEHTESLLKAQGIPVFVLHGGVPTKQRQKLLGDFHALKGGGVMLMTLKTGGVGLNLTKASYVFHLEPWWNPSVENQATDRAHRLGQNRAVQVFRYIMHESLEEKIELLKERKDRKFQALFTSTEKEVEVGSGGASLSKADFDMLLGIGDG
- a CDS encoding agmatine deiminase family protein codes for the protein MAYGYAGCWAAVILLVTGLAQAKPVPQKSLSPERIQVLKSYHQKLNASPLLRTPIPATTPERPFSELEEAGYLFFSSNMNYNSRIAKHEMAKNLPAGVTLVIFTEPGTDAARIRREYQGLIEPERLKVVELEDASSGFWTRDGFPVPIWGVDRGMNLVGAKYYHGFEPDEAVSGWFGGRLSEHRYFFEGGNFVTNDQGDCLTIDNELSVDIPDSIFQTMYGCRKLVRFPHEKGIGHADESLKFVTSDTVITDSANYQKTLESHGYKVIRVPRPQRKYETYINSLLVNGTIYVPIFNQKTDDEALKVYRDAGFTVIPIETIQLANNGLGSIHCITMTYPPAPFEMLLKRLGAREL
- a CDS encoding methylated-DNA--[protein]-cysteine S-methyltransferase is translated as MELHISTLQSPVGPLRLVASPQGLVAVLWPEDREGRVRFASEPLPGHDANPHLRQAAAELREYFAGRRRSFGVALDPHGTEFQKSVWRALATIPFGETRSYAEIARQIKKPTASRAVGAANGRNPLSIIVPCHRVIGSNGALTGFAGGISAKEYLLRLEGREP
- a CDS encoding DNA-3-methyladenine glycosylase 2 family protein, translated to MAQRQTPQRQIPLSGRRPTPAEAAAIRRRDPRFDGRLFMAVRTTGIYCRSICPAQPLMKNIEIFDMSSKAEAAGYRPCQRCRPEAAPASPAWLGTSALVQRALRAIHDPLRLLESEEDFAEGFGVSARHLRRLFEKELGQSPKKIMRDQRLNFARKLVRETELPMTEVCLAAGFGSLRRFNDAFLERFKESPRTHRGQPKSEAGAFVLKLAYRPPFDWAHALGYFRHHQIPGVEFIDDVTYARAFAQGWFQVSNLAAENALALKVWTDDPTPLFALAQKVRRMFDLDSDPLWIEAHFHQDPTLGPLVRKAPGLRVTRAFSAHEAMIGTVLGQLVSVAFARELMGDLVREYGTPVEGHPEARRFPSPEILQRAKMNRLRTTAKRKSAIREIAGLIARGDLLIEEGADFAGFKNRLRQISGIGEWSAEYMALRALGDPDAFPGTDLILKRALERHPGLETEKLRPWRAYAAIHLWHLYAQTLSQTGKRKR
- a CDS encoding Hsp20/alpha crystallin family protein yields the protein MMVPYVTRRALASDLFTQMNREFDRLFEDFVPAQREAWENREALANAHTHEDEKFFLVSVDMPGMKREDIKIEVLDHILTVTGERKERSPARQYILKRSFSLPREVNAESVEANYEDGVLKLYLPKVEAPQARQIEVKAGQTGVWEQLAATPQAQTKAPTEGSQH
- a CDS encoding DUF4010 domain-containing protein; translated protein: MENSDTTKSNWIKTSLILGTTAALALVLPDEPVDPWQILDLKKVMYVIFALAFLQTLAGVVVDKLGSKAGIVLLGFLAGLVSSTATTATVARQSRDSKDEDTNAETVVLLSATLAMLCEAAVVLTISLRPPKPLLYLMFLAPILVCLGLTLTLTRRVRHMPEQLQPQGLQLKPLLKLAAFIIGILALSKFLRGSLGDAGLMFLTFGVSLFEIHGSIIANIQLANAKVIEHSTLIGLFSLSVAASFVSKMGLITILGSRALKVRIAWITLIMIVTQALSWALVRGLL